From one Sorangium aterium genomic stretch:
- a CDS encoding SH3 domain-containing protein — protein MAKADMAKRQRPLTVDIPRPGDEQPVWSRVGVIALVGFVVGVAWPKLAGVRIGPSVPSDVKATAEATATPASPPPAAAAPGTAEPEAKPPEAAAKNQQQVVVGPGRITRCSDKKNKKVEDCGELQFDPIALPRLKELAQCPAALGVDGKLPIGFELNFEKKEVQVVKGKKTSLPASTASGILQCAAREFSNVSLEEVPHKYRRYSLVYTATFYPPGAQADTAKAEAGSGEQEQAAGTTTSETAASGLATVSWDTALVRGAPKEGDVVMRLVRGTRVKLVGRQNDWYKVEHRGKTGWMYRGAIGM, from the coding sequence ATGGCGAAGGCGGACATGGCGAAGAGGCAGCGCCCGCTGACGGTCGACATCCCCCGTCCCGGCGATGAGCAGCCGGTCTGGTCACGGGTGGGGGTGATCGCGCTGGTGGGGTTTGTCGTCGGCGTCGCGTGGCCCAAGCTCGCCGGCGTCCGCATCGGCCCGAGCGTGCCCTCCGACGTCAAGGCGACGGCCGAGGCCACGGCGACGCCCGCGTCCCCTCCCCCCGCGGCGGCCGCGCCCGGGACCGCGGAGCCCGAGGCCAAGCCTCCGGAGGCCGCCGCGAAGAACCAGCAGCAGGTCGTGGTCGGCCCCGGCAGGATCACGCGCTGCTCCGACAAGAAGAACAAGAAGGTCGAGGACTGCGGAGAGCTCCAGTTCGATCCGATCGCGCTCCCCCGGCTGAAGGAGCTCGCCCAGTGTCCGGCGGCGCTCGGCGTGGACGGCAAGCTCCCGATCGGCTTCGAGCTCAACTTCGAGAAGAAGGAGGTCCAGGTCGTCAAGGGGAAGAAGACGAGCCTGCCCGCCTCGACGGCCAGCGGCATTCTCCAGTGCGCGGCGCGCGAGTTCTCGAACGTGTCCCTCGAGGAAGTCCCGCACAAGTACCGCCGATACTCCCTGGTTTACACTGCCACCTTCTATCCCCCCGGCGCGCAGGCCGACACCGCGAAGGCAGAGGCCGGCAGCGGCGAACAGGAGCAGGCCGCCGGCACGACCACGAGCGAGACCGCCGCCAGCGGCCTGGCCACGGTGAGCTGGGATACTGCGCTCGTCCGCGGTGCGCCCAAGGAGGGAGATGTGGTGATGCGCCTGGTGCGTGGCACTCGGGTCAAGCTCGTTGGCCGGCAGAACGACTGGTACAAGGTCGAGCACCGCGGCAAGACGGGGTGGATGTACCGCGGCGCCATCGGCATGTAA
- a CDS encoding DUF4340 domain-containing protein produces MRPLRRHATTLLLVVLAAAAAVALLVLDRGSVSTDEAERRKKHLLEAWRPDEITELTVTMASPGAPQTARLTRGEVDDAGQRPWNVEIDGHRYPADEPTVDQLLGTLEFATAERRVSAEASDPAALGLASPRLSIALAMGPRRERLLLGGGAPTPPGAVYAEVAGRGVFVITKQLASALDVPPDRFRSRSFVPYVAAELSGLTLDGDGGSRRFSRAPWGGGRGAGFRFAEGSPEGSGVRVSAPALDLVLSALGRMQADAFLSEEEARQAAVSGGPRVTLTLEPSDPAAKRGVIDVGGACPGRPDHVVAVRREPTRAAACVPESVLDPLTEEAPRFVDLALVAAPLDEVAEVKLAAGERSLELARAGSEWHLRAPQDRPVPTETGRALVQAILDVRATHLLPGASDVAALGLASPRATLRVVSTPPGAASEGEPQERIETLEIGAEQAGVVHVRRLEDGAIAEIPALAAGALLPSEVSLRSMKVFDFTPDQVSALRIERPGLVQRLRRTDEGAWRLIEPSGDGLEADGGLADELAELLAGLQAERWMTAYADQSYGLGAPRLTVEAELDPATESGAGSTGAATRAARVELGARAGAGSFARAGDGAAVFVAPSSLEAAAGRLLLRRDVFLVPPHEIARVTLAPRGAKPVVLERSAEGFTIAGAADRARATALAAGVRDALADLRAEGAVALGEPERHHGLSPPRLRISVELSRPQAAPAEDSDAVPPRAPAGSFTIAIGAGDAFRGTNVVYARRDGVRAVYAIAQSRVRPLLEAAGIAGD; encoded by the coding sequence ATGCGGCCCCTGCGCCGGCACGCGACGACGTTGCTCCTGGTCGTGCTCGCCGCCGCGGCGGCCGTCGCGCTGCTCGTCCTCGACCGGGGCTCGGTGTCCACCGACGAGGCCGAGCGCCGCAAGAAGCACCTGCTCGAGGCGTGGCGGCCCGACGAGATCACCGAGCTCACCGTGACGATGGCCTCGCCCGGCGCGCCGCAGACCGCGCGGCTCACCCGCGGCGAGGTCGACGACGCCGGCCAGCGCCCCTGGAACGTCGAGATCGACGGGCATCGCTACCCGGCCGACGAGCCCACGGTCGACCAGCTCCTCGGCACGCTGGAGTTCGCGACCGCGGAGCGGCGCGTCTCCGCGGAGGCGAGCGACCCGGCCGCCCTCGGCCTGGCCTCGCCCAGGCTCTCGATCGCGCTCGCGATGGGCCCGCGCCGCGAGCGCCTGCTGCTCGGCGGCGGCGCCCCGACGCCGCCCGGCGCGGTCTACGCCGAGGTCGCGGGCCGAGGTGTCTTCGTCATCACGAAGCAGCTCGCCTCGGCCCTCGATGTACCGCCGGATCGCTTCCGGTCGCGGAGCTTCGTCCCCTACGTCGCCGCGGAGCTCTCGGGCCTCACGCTCGACGGCGACGGCGGATCGCGGCGGTTCTCGCGCGCCCCCTGGGGCGGCGGCCGCGGGGCCGGCTTCCGCTTCGCGGAGGGCTCGCCCGAGGGCAGCGGCGTCCGGGTCAGCGCGCCGGCGCTCGACCTCGTGCTCTCGGCGCTCGGCCGCATGCAGGCCGACGCGTTCCTCTCCGAGGAGGAAGCGAGGCAGGCCGCGGTGTCCGGCGGCCCCCGGGTCACGCTGACGCTGGAGCCGAGCGATCCCGCGGCGAAGCGCGGCGTGATCGACGTGGGCGGCGCCTGCCCGGGCCGGCCCGACCACGTCGTCGCGGTGCGGCGCGAGCCCACGCGCGCGGCCGCCTGCGTGCCCGAGAGCGTTCTCGATCCGCTCACCGAGGAAGCGCCGCGCTTCGTCGATCTCGCGCTCGTCGCCGCGCCGCTCGACGAGGTCGCCGAGGTGAAGCTCGCCGCCGGCGAGCGTTCGCTGGAGCTCGCGCGCGCGGGCAGCGAGTGGCACCTGCGGGCCCCGCAGGACCGTCCTGTCCCGACGGAGACGGGCCGCGCCCTCGTCCAGGCGATCCTCGACGTCCGCGCCACGCACCTCCTGCCCGGGGCGAGCGATGTCGCGGCGCTCGGCCTCGCCTCGCCTCGGGCCACCCTCCGCGTCGTCTCGACGCCGCCGGGCGCGGCAAGCGAGGGCGAGCCGCAGGAGCGGATCGAGACGCTCGAGATCGGCGCCGAGCAGGCCGGTGTGGTGCACGTCCGGCGGCTCGAGGACGGAGCGATCGCCGAGATCCCTGCCCTGGCCGCCGGCGCGCTCCTCCCTTCCGAGGTGTCGCTGCGCTCCATGAAGGTGTTCGATTTCACCCCCGATCAGGTCAGCGCGCTGCGGATCGAGCGCCCCGGACTGGTCCAGCGGCTCCGCCGGACGGACGAGGGCGCCTGGCGGCTCATCGAGCCGAGCGGCGACGGCCTCGAGGCCGACGGCGGGCTGGCGGACGAGCTCGCCGAGCTGCTCGCCGGCCTCCAGGCCGAGCGCTGGATGACCGCGTACGCTGACCAGAGCTACGGGCTCGGCGCGCCCCGGCTCACGGTCGAGGCCGAGCTCGACCCCGCGACGGAGTCCGGCGCTGGAAGCACCGGCGCGGCGACGCGCGCGGCCCGGGTGGAGCTCGGCGCGCGCGCCGGCGCGGGCTCCTTCGCGCGCGCCGGGGACGGCGCTGCGGTGTTCGTCGCGCCGTCGTCGCTGGAGGCCGCGGCCGGTCGCCTGTTGCTCCGCCGCGACGTCTTCCTCGTCCCGCCTCACGAGATCGCGCGGGTGACGCTGGCCCCTCGGGGCGCGAAGCCGGTCGTGCTCGAGCGCTCGGCGGAGGGCTTCACGATCGCGGGAGCGGCCGATCGGGCGCGCGCCACCGCGCTGGCCGCGGGCGTCCGGGACGCGCTCGCCGATCTTCGGGCCGAGGGCGCCGTCGCGCTGGGCGAGCCGGAGCGGCATCATGGCCTCAGCCCGCCCCGCCTCCGGATCTCCGTCGAGCTTTCCAGGCCGCAGGCCGCCCCGGCGGAGGACAGCGACGCGGTCCCGCCGCGGGCGCCCGCGGGGTCGTTCACGATCGCGATCGGCGCGGGCGACGCCTTCCGCGGCACGAACGTCGTCTACGCCCGGCGCGACGGCGTGCGCGCGGTCTACGCCATCGCGCAGTCCCGGGTGCGGCCGCTCCTCGAGGCGGCGGGCATCGCGGGCGACTGA
- a CDS encoding response regulator — protein MADRRVDSSRKSSPETASASDSAPRSRPSAPSSQPSETARKKKILVVDDSLTSLLSQQLTLGVDDYDIVIARNGKEAIAKAIAERPDLILMDVVMPAMDGFQACRWLRAFDATKTVPIIMMTTRSDQTSIKIGFANGCTDYLIKPFDSNTLLTKVRTHLGE, from the coding sequence ATGGCCGATCGTCGTGTCGACTCCTCGCGAAAGAGCTCTCCGGAAACGGCCTCCGCTTCCGACTCGGCGCCGCGGAGCCGGCCGTCCGCGCCAAGTAGCCAGCCCAGCGAGACCGCTCGAAAGAAGAAGATCCTCGTCGTCGACGACTCGCTGACTTCGCTGCTGTCACAGCAGCTGACGCTCGGCGTGGACGACTACGACATTGTCATCGCGCGCAACGGCAAGGAGGCCATCGCGAAGGCGATTGCGGAGCGCCCCGATCTCATCCTGATGGATGTCGTCATGCCGGCGATGGACGGCTTCCAGGCCTGCAGGTGGCTCCGCGCGTTCGATGCGACGAAGACCGTCCCGATCATCATGATGACGACGAGGAGCGATCAGACGAGCATCAAGATCGGCTTCGCGAACGGGTGTACCGACTACCTCATCAAGCCTTTCGACAGCAATACGCTGCTCACGAAGGTCCGCACCCACCTAGGCGAATAA